In Xanthomonas sp. SI, the following are encoded in one genomic region:
- a CDS encoding Ku protein, whose translation MARPIWTGTLSFGLLNVPVALMSGERRVDLHFRMLDARDKRPIRFERVNADTGEEVPWKDIVKAFEYSKGNYVVVEQKDIASAAPESHETVEVEAFVDAADIDLRYFEKPYVLVPGKKAEKGYVLLRETLRATGKVGIARVVIRTREYLSAVLPQEDALVLILLRYPQELVALDDYTLPSGKAADYRISAKETEMAAQLIDSMSGKWDPASYHDEFRERLQAVIQKRIKAQEGTAQVDDEADTPQREDAATNVVDFMSLLQKSLDAKRRTPAKKAEAALPVSKTAKKPARKAAKKAAKPAAKSASKAKPAKKTAASKAPARRKAG comes from the coding sequence ATGGCGCGTCCGATCTGGACCGGCACCCTGTCTTTCGGCCTGCTCAACGTGCCGGTGGCGCTGATGTCCGGCGAACGCCGCGTCGACCTGCACTTCCGCATGCTCGATGCGCGCGACAAGCGCCCGATCCGCTTCGAGCGGGTCAACGCCGACACCGGCGAAGAGGTGCCGTGGAAGGACATCGTCAAGGCCTTCGAATACAGCAAGGGCAACTACGTGGTGGTCGAGCAGAAGGACATCGCCTCGGCCGCGCCGGAAAGTCACGAGACGGTGGAGGTCGAGGCCTTCGTCGACGCCGCCGACATCGACCTGCGCTATTTCGAGAAACCCTACGTGCTGGTGCCGGGCAAGAAGGCGGAGAAGGGCTACGTGCTGCTGCGCGAGACGCTGCGCGCCACCGGCAAGGTCGGGATCGCGCGGGTGGTGATCCGCACCCGCGAATACCTGTCGGCGGTGCTGCCGCAGGAAGACGCGCTGGTGCTGATCCTGCTGCGCTATCCGCAGGAACTGGTCGCGCTGGACGACTACACGCTGCCCAGCGGCAAGGCCGCCGACTACCGGATCAGCGCCAAGGAAACCGAGATGGCCGCACAGCTGATCGACTCGATGTCCGGCAAGTGGGACCCGGCGTCCTATCACGACGAATTCCGCGAGCGCCTGCAGGCGGTGATCCAGAAACGGATCAAGGCGCAGGAAGGCACCGCGCAGGTGGACGACGAAGCCGACACGCCGCAGCGCGAAGACGCCGCCACCAACGTGGTCGATTTCATGTCGCTGCTGCAGAAGAGCCTGGACGCCAAGCGCCGTACCCCGGCGAAGAAGGCGGAGGCGGCGCTGCCGGTCAGCAAGACCGCGAAGAAGCCGGCCAGGAAAGCGGCGAAGAAGGCCGCCAAGCCCGCCGCGAAATCCGCGAGCAAGGCCAAGCCGGCGAAGAAGACCGCCGCAAGCAAGGCGCCGGCGCGGCGCAAGGCGGGGTAG
- a CDS encoding DUF779 domain-containing protein, whose amino-acid sequence MDAAAPESGVPLQVLATLPALQLIDTLRARHGPLLFHQSGGCCDGSSPMCYPQDDFIVGDRDVQLGEIGGAPFYISASQFEYWKHTQLIIDVVPGRGGMFSLENGEGVRFLVRSRLFGDAEYAALQAAGKV is encoded by the coding sequence ATGGACGCCGCCGCGCCCGAATCCGGCGTGCCGCTGCAGGTGCTGGCGACGTTGCCGGCACTGCAGCTGATCGACACGTTGCGCGCGCGGCACGGGCCGCTGCTGTTCCACCAGTCGGGCGGCTGTTGCGACGGGTCCTCGCCGATGTGCTATCCGCAGGACGACTTCATTGTCGGCGACCGCGACGTGCAGCTGGGCGAGATCGGCGGCGCGCCGTTCTATATCAGCGCTTCGCAGTTCGAATACTGGAAGCACACCCAGCTGATCATCGACGTGGTGCCCGGGCGCGGCGGCATGTTCTCGCTGGAGAACGGCGAGGGCGTGCGCTTCCTGGTGCGCTCGCGGCTGTTCGGCGACGCGGAGTATGCGGCGTTGCAGGCGGCGGGGAAGGTGTGA